A section of the Leptospira noumeaensis genome encodes:
- a CDS encoding complex I subunit 4 family protein codes for MPEQILSFIIFLPILSAAIIVFQKRMGTVVVISALSSAFTTILSVGLFFLYDPTKSGLQFVHWIPDWILSGRLSVDYHVGLDGISLLLFGLTAFMFFLSSLASWSNIPKKIKEFHICLLVLETAVLGVFAAGNLVLYYVFWELMVLPMVLMIGIWGGEDRTKAALKYFLFSMAGSLFMLGGILTLYFKTGKTSIESLATADLGAYSEPLQWFLFFSFFLAFAVKIPLFPFHTWMPDVHTQAPTVGSVDLAGVLLKIGAYGFIRFCIPFFPEPSLLSQDGIQILAVIGIVYGSMAALVQTDIKRIIAYSSLSHLGFCILGLFSFTNEGVVGGMLQMISHGISTGMIFLMIGMIYERAHTRNISEFGGLAKQMPVFSTFFLIAVLSSVGLPGTNGFVGEFLILMGAIKSNVWLGGIAATGVVLGALYLLWFVKRFLFGVSKTIQAKPYKDLTFREVGILSPLVIFIFWIGIYPKPFLEILQSSSNVYLNAASVQSISERKESKKDFLGGNVSRKFSDYSSMGVEPLSFEERLGSFRSKFALPTFVSLKADPPILNENLDNLEKSIESDFPLEPTPKETIGN; via the coding sequence GTGCCGGAACAAATTCTTTCCTTCATTATCTTTTTACCAATTCTTTCTGCAGCCATCATTGTTTTTCAAAAACGGATGGGGACAGTTGTTGTTATCTCCGCTTTATCTTCTGCATTTACTACCATTCTTTCCGTTGGATTGTTTTTTCTCTATGATCCAACCAAATCGGGTCTTCAGTTTGTTCATTGGATTCCGGATTGGATTTTGTCAGGAAGACTGAGTGTTGATTACCATGTGGGTCTGGATGGGATTTCACTTTTACTTTTTGGCCTCACGGCATTTATGTTTTTTCTTTCGAGCCTTGCTTCTTGGTCGAACATTCCCAAAAAGATCAAAGAATTTCATATTTGTTTACTCGTTTTAGAAACAGCAGTTCTCGGTGTGTTTGCCGCAGGGAACTTGGTTCTTTACTATGTATTTTGGGAACTAATGGTTTTACCGATGGTTCTTATGATTGGAATTTGGGGTGGGGAAGATCGAACTAAAGCTGCTTTAAAATACTTTTTGTTTTCGATGGCTGGCTCCTTGTTTATGTTAGGTGGTATCCTTACCCTTTATTTCAAAACAGGAAAAACCTCCATTGAATCTTTGGCAACCGCAGATCTAGGGGCATATTCAGAACCTCTCCAATGGTTTTTGTTTTTTAGTTTTTTCTTAGCTTTTGCCGTAAAAATTCCTCTTTTTCCTTTCCATACTTGGATGCCAGATGTGCACACCCAAGCACCTACGGTTGGTTCGGTGGATTTGGCTGGAGTTCTTTTAAAAATCGGTGCTTATGGTTTCATTCGGTTTTGTATTCCTTTTTTCCCTGAACCAAGTCTTTTGTCGCAAGATGGAATTCAAATCCTTGCAGTGATTGGAATTGTTTATGGTTCTATGGCAGCTCTTGTTCAAACCGATATCAAACGAATCATTGCTTATAGTTCCTTATCCCATTTGGGTTTTTGTATTTTGGGTCTTTTTTCTTTCACGAATGAAGGGGTTGTGGGTGGAATGTTGCAGATGATTTCCCATGGAATTTCAACTGGTATGATCTTTCTTATGATCGGTATGATTTATGAGAGAGCGCACACTCGAAACATAAGTGAGTTTGGTGGACTCGCCAAACAAATGCCAGTTTTTTCTACCTTCTTTCTGATTGCCGTTTTATCTTCTGTTGGTCTCCCTGGAACCAATGGGTTTGTGGGTGAATTTCTCATTTTAATGGGAGCTATCAAATCGAATGTGTGGCTTGGTGGGATTGCCGCCACTGGTGTTGTTCTTGGCGCACTATATCTTTTATGGTTTGTGAAACGATTTCTATTCGGTGTGAGTAAAACCATCCAAGCAAAACCTTATAAAGATTTAACTTTTAGGGAAGTGGGGATTTTATCCCCTCTTGTAATCTTTATATTTTGGATTGGAATTTATCCAAAACCATTTTTGGAAATTTTACAATCCTCATCCAATGTGTATTTAAATGCAGCGTCCGTTCAATCCATTTCGGAAAGAAAAGAAAGTAAGAAAGATTTCCTTGGTGGAAATGTAAGTCGCAAGTTTTCGGATTATTCCAGTATGGGAGTGGAGCCACTTTCATTTGAAGAAAGATTGGGTTCTTTTCGATCAAAGTTTGCACTCCCGACCTTTGTATCCCTAAAAGCGGATCCACCAATTTTAAATGAAAATTTAGACAATTTGGAAAAGTCCATTGAGTCAGATTTTCCGTTGGAACCAACACCGAAAGAGACAATAGGAAACTAA
- the nuoL gene encoding NADH-quinone oxidoreductase subunit L, giving the protein MLEIFPLVVFLPLFGFLFNGFLKGRIPHRMAGAIGTLAVFVPFLITLAAFNEFRPMERTAPHLVSVFDWIVIGNFKSSFGYQIDQLSLYMTLIITGIGSLIHLYSMGYMKGNTSYNRFFAYLNLFIFCMLNLVLSDNLVLTFLGWEGVGLSSYLLIGFDYEKSSAAEAGMKAFILNRIGDVGFIFGTGFLFWFGGSLQYLELQTNLSGLGEFANYANIVALFFFVAAMGKSAQIPLYVWLPDAMAGPTPVSALIHAATMVTAGVFLIVRLNFVFLLAPETSLFIACIGATTALFAATIGTLQNDIKKILAYSTVSQLGFMFLAMGSMSYVAGLFHLMTHAFFKALLFLGAGSVIHALHHEQNIKNMGGLFGKIKITSFTFLLGTLAIAGFFPFSGFFSKDLILEKAYTYGSFGTILWTMGIAAAFFTSFYMFRLVFVVFFGKDNTDSHHKIHESPWTMTFPLVVLAIGAASVGFLQTPHFFLHIDTLERYFAPVLSKGYELASLKGSLAEHKSLVHDVELSLAGFSVGIATIGLILAYFLYQRKHSPILEEHTGFRKILFHKYYIDEIYDFLLVRPFLFLSKGVAFFFDTKILDRFFISIGLSFGVIAGGLRRLQSGFIGDYALFIVIGTFCILVYLLTRGV; this is encoded by the coding sequence ATGTTAGAAATATTTCCTTTAGTTGTTTTTCTTCCTCTTTTTGGATTTCTTTTCAATGGTTTTTTGAAAGGAAGAATCCCTCATCGGATGGCTGGTGCCATTGGGACTTTGGCAGTTTTTGTTCCTTTTCTCATCACCTTAGCTGCGTTTAACGAATTTCGCCCTATGGAAAGAACAGCTCCTCATTTGGTTTCTGTTTTTGATTGGATTGTGATTGGGAATTTTAAATCCTCGTTTGGCTACCAAATCGACCAACTTTCCTTGTATATGACTCTCATCATTACAGGAATTGGGTCTCTCATCCACTTGTATTCAATGGGATACATGAAAGGGAACACAAGTTACAACCGATTTTTTGCCTATTTGAATTTATTCATCTTTTGTATGTTAAACCTTGTCCTCAGTGACAACTTAGTATTAACCTTCCTCGGTTGGGAAGGTGTAGGACTTTCTTCTTATCTCTTAATTGGTTTTGATTATGAAAAAAGTTCCGCTGCCGAAGCAGGGATGAAAGCATTCATCTTAAACCGAATTGGGGATGTTGGTTTTATTTTCGGAACCGGTTTTCTTTTTTGGTTTGGTGGCAGTTTACAATATTTGGAACTACAAACCAACTTGAGCGGGTTAGGTGAATTTGCTAACTACGCCAATATAGTGGCTCTCTTTTTCTTTGTTGCTGCTATGGGTAAATCGGCACAGATTCCCCTCTATGTTTGGCTTCCAGATGCGATGGCAGGCCCAACTCCTGTTTCGGCTCTCATCCATGCGGCCACTATGGTCACGGCTGGGGTATTTCTCATTGTTCGCTTAAACTTTGTATTTTTACTCGCACCAGAAACATCTCTTTTTATCGCATGTATTGGTGCCACAACGGCACTTTTTGCAGCGACGATTGGAACCTTACAAAACGATATTAAAAAAATCCTCGCGTATTCGACTGTATCCCAACTTGGATTTATGTTTCTTGCGATGGGTAGTATGAGTTATGTAGCGGGACTTTTCCATTTAATGACTCACGCCTTTTTTAAAGCCTTACTGTTCCTCGGGGCAGGTTCCGTGATTCATGCTCTCCACCACGAACAAAATATCAAAAATATGGGAGGTCTTTTTGGTAAAATCAAAATCACTTCCTTTACATTCTTACTCGGCACATTAGCCATTGCTGGATTTTTTCCGTTCTCTGGATTTTTCTCTAAAGATTTAATTTTAGAAAAGGCTTATACATACGGAAGTTTCGGAACCATCCTTTGGACCATGGGAATTGCTGCTGCATTTTTCACTTCGTTTTATATGTTTCGTTTAGTTTTCGTTGTATTTTTTGGAAAGGACAACACAGACTCTCACCACAAAATACACGAATCTCCTTGGACGATGACTTTTCCACTTGTGGTTCTCGCCATCGGTGCTGCTTCCGTTGGATTTTTACAAACTCCACATTTCTTTTTACACATTGATACTTTAGAAAGGTACTTTGCCCCTGTTTTGAGTAAGGGTTATGAATTGGCTTCTTTAAAGGGAAGTCTTGCCGAACACAAGTCACTCGTTCATGACGTGGAACTTTCGTTAGCTGGTTTTTCTGTGGGAATCGCAACCATTGGTCTGATCCTTGCTTATTTCCTTTACCAAAGAAAACACAGTCCCATTCTCGAAGAACACACTGGATTTCGAAAGATTCTATTTCACAAATACTATATCGATGAAATCTATGATTTTCTTTTGGTTCGTCCCTTTCTTTTTCTTTCTAAGGGCGTAGCATTTTTCTTTGATACCAAAATCCTAGATCGTTTTTTCATAAGTATTGGGCTTAGTTTTGGAGTGATTGCAGGTGGACTTCGCAGGCTCCAATCAGGATTCATTGGAGATTATGCATTGTTTATAGTCATAGGTACATTTTGTATCTTAGTATATTTGTTAACGAGGGGGGTGTAA
- the nuoK gene encoding NADH-quinone oxidoreductase subunit NuoK — protein MNPIINGIPISYILGLAGILFSIGVLGVLIRRNIVIIFMSVELILNSVNLVFVTFSKALSHISGETVVFFVMAIAAAEAAVGLALVIAIFRHKKSTNVDELQSMKW, from the coding sequence ATCTCTTATATCCTTGGACTTGCTGGAATTTTATTTTCCATAGGAGTTCTTGGAGTTCTCATTCGTCGGAACATCGTTATCATCTTTATGTCAGTGGAACTCATTTTAAATTCTGTGAATTTAGTTTTTGTTACCTTCTCAAAAGCTCTTTCCCATATCTCCGGTGAAACTGTTGTATTTTTCGTAATGGCAATTGCTGCTGCAGAAGCGGCTGTGGGTCTTGCCCTTGTGATTGCCATTTTCCGGCATAAAAAATCCACCAATGTGGACGAACTCCAATCGATGAAATGGTAA